A window of the Microbulbifer aggregans genome harbors these coding sequences:
- the mmsB gene encoding 3-hydroxyisobutyrate dehydrogenase, whose translation MEKIAFLGLGNMGGPMAANLVKAGFSVTAFDPAAPALAQARQDGCATADSAHDAVSGADAVISMLPNGGIVKELYLGARGLLQALDSKTLVIDCSTIAASDARQLIAAADERGIRAIDAPVSGGTAAAAAGTLSFMCGGEAAPVEAARPVLSAMGANIFHAGPAGCGQVAKICNNMLLAIHMIGTAEALQLGVDNGLDPTVLSEIMKASSGDNWSLDKYNPYPGVMEGVPASRGYSGGFSVALMLKDLGLAMDTAAGSATSTPLGALAKNLYQLHGGDDDNRRLDFSSIQNLFRRPAGD comes from the coding sequence ATGGAAAAAATCGCATTTCTCGGCCTGGGCAATATGGGTGGCCCCATGGCGGCGAACCTGGTCAAAGCCGGCTTTTCCGTGACCGCGTTCGACCCCGCCGCGCCGGCCCTGGCGCAGGCGCGGCAGGATGGCTGTGCGACGGCTGACAGTGCCCACGATGCGGTCAGTGGTGCCGATGCGGTGATCTCGATGTTGCCCAATGGCGGCATCGTCAAGGAGCTCTATCTGGGGGCGCGCGGGCTTCTGCAGGCATTGGATTCCAAGACGCTGGTCATCGACTGCTCCACCATCGCCGCCAGCGATGCCCGCCAGCTGATTGCCGCGGCTGACGAGCGGGGTATCCGTGCCATCGACGCCCCGGTTTCCGGTGGCACCGCCGCGGCGGCTGCGGGCACACTGTCCTTTATGTGTGGTGGCGAGGCAGCGCCAGTGGAGGCGGCGCGGCCGGTGCTGTCGGCCATGGGTGCCAACATCTTTCACGCCGGACCGGCGGGCTGTGGCCAGGTGGCCAAGATCTGTAACAACATGCTGCTGGCCATTCATATGATCGGCACCGCCGAGGCACTGCAGCTGGGGGTGGACAACGGCCTGGATCCGACGGTGCTGTCGGAGATCATGAAGGCCAGCTCCGGCGACAACTGGTCGCTGGACAAGTACAACCCCTATCCCGGTGTGATGGAGGGGGTGCCTGCCTCCCGGGGCTATAGCGGTGGCTTCTCTGTGGCGCTGATGCTGAAGGATCTGGGGCTGGCAATGGATACTGCCGCCGGTAGCGCCACTTCCACTCCCCTTGGGGCTCTGGCCAAGAACCTCTACCAGCTGCACGGCGGTGATGACGACAACCGCCGGCTGGACTTCTCCAGTATCCAGAACCTGTTCCGGCGACCTGCGGGCGACTGA